In Mycolicibacter virginiensis, the DNA window GCCGAGCCGGGCGATCTCGGAGTGGACGATCTCGCTCGAGGCCACCTCGACGCCGAGGTGGTTCAGCGTCCCGCCGTGGCCCGGGTTCTCCAGCAGTACCAGCTTCAGCGGCGGGTCGGCGATCGCGAAATTGGCGTAGCCGGGCTTGACCTTGGCCGGCTCGGTGGCGAACAGCGTGGAATAGAACGCGATTGCGGCGTCGAGGTCATCGACGTTGAGCGCGAGTTGGATGCGGGACATGGCAGTCACCTCCAGCTGTGAGACATATGTCGAACTAACGATCTGGCGTCAGCATGCCCACCTTTTCGATATATGTCAATGAAATGTGTCAGGATGGATCCATGCCGAAAGCGTTGCCGGTGATCGACACGACCGCGCCGGTGTGTTGCGCCCCGGTGGCCTCCGGGCCCATGAATGACGCCGACGCATTGCAGATCGCGTTGCGACTCAAAGCGCTGGCGGATCCGGTGCGGGTCAAGATCGTGTCGCATCTGTTCAGCTCGACCGCCGGAGAGGAGAATTCCGGCGACCTGGCCGCGGTCCTGGGCTTGAGCGAATCCACCGTCAGCCACCACCTGAGCCAGCTGCGCAAGGCCGGTTTGGTGGTGTCGGATCGGCGGGGGATGAACATGTTCCACCGGGTGCGTCCGGATGCCTTGCAAGCCTTGTGCGCGGCACTGGATCCCAACTGCTGTACCTAGGTTGTTCGGCGGGTCGCCTTGATGACCTGAGCGAAGGTGAACTGCCAGCGTTCGACGACGTAGAAGCGCAGCGCGTGCAGCATCCGGCCGTCGGGTGTGCGGGCGAACCGGGTGCCCGCCGGTAGCGCTGCGGCCGCCTGATGGAGTGGCAGGCTGCGGTCGTGATCGGTGATCGCCCAGATCGTCGGGCATCGGTCGAACTGGTCCTTCAATGCCCCCACCCCGAGGTGCCCGTCCCAGAGCCGCCCCAGGGTTTGGCGGTGTGGTCCCAGGCCGGGGTCGGTCAGCTTCGCGAACGCCTCGGGGCGCGCGGCGGTCAGCGCCCGGATCGGGCCGGGTAGCCACCTGGTGGTGTTGTCGATCAGCAGGCAGTCCCCGGGTTGGGCGTGCGCGACGATCACGTCGGCGACCGCGCTGTAGTCCCAGCCCTTCTCTTTGGTATAGCGATCACGTTGATTGGCAACGTAATTGGGCAACGCTGCGATCGCCAACAGTGCGACGACGCCGATCACCACGCGGCGCGAAGTGGCGAGTGTGGTGACCGCGATCGCCAGGGCGATCGCCATCGCCGGAGCCGTACTGATCAAATACCGCGGGTAGTAAACAGGTTTCACCACCAGTGAATAGGCCAGCGTGGCCACGGTCGGGATGAGTATCCAGGCCACGCACAGCGCCGCGAGCCGTCGGGTATCGGCATCGGGGGACCGGCGGGCGCCGTTTCGAACGGCGACGATGGCGCCCGCGAGCATCAGCCACGCCAGGATCGCGAACGGCGCACTGTTGTCGAAGTACTGCTGCTGGAGGATCTCGATGACGGTGTGCGGATTCAGCGACTGAATCCAGGCGACCTGGCGGATCTGCCCCTGGCTGAACCAGAGGAACGGGGCCAGCGCGGCCAGTCCGATACCGGCCGCCGCAGCCCATCTCCGCCTCGCGGAATCGTCGGCGCCCACCTGCCGCAGCGCCACCGCGTGTACCGCCACCATCAGCACGGTGAAGGTGTTCAGTAGTGTCGCCGCCACGACTGCCACGCCGTAGCCCACCCACAGTCGCACGGTGTTGCGCCGGGCCGCGGTCACCCACAGCACGGTGAGCCAGACCGCGGCCATCGCCGAGAACGCATACGGGCGCGCCTCGACCCCCGCCCATGTCATCCGCGGCAATATCGCGTAAAGCGCACCGGCGCACACCGATACCTGCCGGCCGGTGAACCTGCGGGACAGCACCACCACGCCGGCGGCCCCTAGTCCGACCGCCAGACTGCTCGGCACCCGGGCCCAGAATTCGGTCGCGGGAAAGACCGCGAACCAGCCATGCATGACCAGGTAGTACAGCCCGTGTACCGCGTCGATGTGAGTGAGCAATCGCCACAGTTCCGGAAGTGAGCGGTGCGTCGCCGCCGAGATGGTGGCTGCTTCGTCGAACCACAGCGACGGCCGGCTCGCGCCGATGACGCTGATCACCGTTGTCGCGACGGCGATTACGGCCGCATCCGGCGAGCGTGGTTGGCGCAGTGGCGGACCCGCCTCAGTATGCACCGGGGCCGGGCTCAATACCTGGCTCAACGGCGTGCGCTATCGGTGGCGGTGACGGTGATGACATTCCACGTTACCGTTGGACACGGCATGTCAGCTACGTCACGGGGCTTGCCAAATGGGGCTTTCTGGCCGGTCAGGCGGCTGGGCGCGCCGCGCCGCAAACGACATGTGACGCCAATCGCCCCCATCGGGGCCGTCGACGCGTTAATGTCGCCATGGCTTAATTTGCGAACACGCGACCAATGCACCGGGAGGGTTACCAATGAGCGGCTACAAGACCGTAGTGGTCGGTACGGACGGCTCGGACTCGTCGCTGCGCGCCGTCGACCGCGCGGCTCACCTGGCATCCGGTGAGGGCGCCAAGGTCATCATCGCGACCGCCTACCTGCCGCACGCCGACGACCCCCGCGCCGCCGACGCCCTCAAGGACGAGGGCTACAAGGCTTCGGGCAACGCCCCGATCTACGCCATCCTCAAGGAGGCCAAGGAGCGGGCGATCAACGCCGGGGCCTACGAGGTCGAGGAGAAGGCCATCGTCGGCGCTCCGGTCGACGCGCTGGTGGAGCTGGCGGAGTCGGTCAAGGCCGACCTGCTGGTGGTCGGCAACGTCGGCCTGAGCACCATCGCCGGGCGGCTGCTCGGTTCGGTGCCGGCCAACGTGTCACGGCGCTCCAAGATCGACGTGCTGATCGTTCACACCACCGGCTAGCCGGAGGGGAGTTCACCAACCCCGTTCGCGCCACTCCGCCAGGTGCGGGCGCTCGACCCCTAGGACGGTGTCATCGCCGTGCCCGGGGTAGACGACGGTGTCGTCGTCGAAGCGGTCGAACACCTTGCGGCTCACGTCACCCAGTAGGCGCTCGAAATCCCCTGGCTGCCAAGTCTTTCCAATGCCGCCGGGGAAAAGGCAGTCGCCGGTGAACAGCTGCGTCACGCCGCCGGTGGCCGCGCCGTCGAGGGCCAGCGCCACCGATCCCTCGGTGTGGCCCTGCAGGTGGATCACATCGAAGCTCAGGTCGCCGACGGTTACGGTGTCGCCGTCGGCCAGGATGCGATCGGGGGTGACCGGCAGCGGCTCGGCGTCCAGGGCGTGTGCGGCCGTCGGCGCCCCGGTGGCCTCGGCCAGCGCGGCCAGCGCCTGCCAGTGATCGAAGTGCTGGTGGCTGGTGACGATCAGCGCCACGTCCGGGGCGTGCTCGCGTACCAGTGCCACCAGGTTCTCGGCGTCGTTGGCCGCGTCGATCAGCAGCGTCTTGCCGGTTGTGGTGCAGGTCACCAGGTAAGCGTTGTTGTCCATCGGGCCCACCGACGCCTTGATGATGGTGGCCCCGGGCAGGGTGCGCCGCGCCGCGGTTCCGGGTTCGACGTGTCCGGTGTAGTTGTCGTCCACCGCGATCTGGGAGGTCATGACCGTCACGGTACTGGCCCTGAGCTGGTTGTCGGTAGCGCCACCTAGCATGGACCCGTGGCTGACCGGCTGATCGTCAAGGGTGCGCGGGAACACAACCTGCGCAGTGTGGATCTGGACCTGCCGCGTGACGCGTTGATCGTGTTCACGGGGCTGTCCGGTTCGGGTAAATCCTCGCTGGCCTTCGACACCATCTTCGCCGAGGGCCAGCGCCGCTATGTCGAATCCCTGTCGGCCTACGCCCGCCAGTTCCTGGGCCAGATGGAAAAGCCCGACGTCGACTTCATCGAGGGCCTGTCGCCGGCGGTGTCCATCGACCAGAAGTCCACCAACCGCAACCCGCGCTCGACGGTCGGCACCATCACCGAGGTCTATGACTACCTGCGGCTGCTCTACGCCCGCGCCGGCACCCCGCACTGCCCGGTCTGTGGCGAACGGATCGCCCGCCAGACCCCGCAGCAGATCGTCGACCAGGTGCTGGCCATGGACGAGGGCCTGCGGTTCCAGGTGCTGGCACCGGTGGTGCGCACCCGCAAGGGGGAGTTCGCCGATCTCTTCGAGAAGCTGAACACCCAGGGCTACAGCCGGGTGCGGGTGGACGGCGTGGTGCATTCACTGACCGATCCGCCCAAGCTCAAGAAGCAGGAGAAACACGACATCGAGGTGGTCGTCGACCGCCTCACTGTCAAGGAGTCGGCCAAACAGCGGCTCACCGACTCGGTGGAGACCGCGCTGGGCCTGGCCGACGGCATCGTGGTGCTGGAGTTTGTCGACCGGGACGATGATCACCCACACCGCGAGCAGCGGTTCTCCGAGAAGCTGGCCTGCCCCAACGGGCACGCGCTGTCGGTCGACGACCTGGAGCCGCGGTCGTTCTCGTTCAACTCGCCCTACGGGGCCTGCCCGGAGTGCGCGGGCCTGGGCATCCGCAAGGAGGTCGACGCCGACCTGGTGGTGCCCGACCCGGATCGCACCCTGGCCGAGGGCGCGGTGGTGCCCTGGTCGATGGGCCCCACCAGCGAGTACTTCACCCGGATGATGGCCAGCCTCGGTGAGGCGATGGGCTTCGACGTCGACACCCCGTGGCGCAAACTGCCGGCCAAGGCCCGCAAGGCGATCCTGGAGGGCTCCGACGAGCAGGTGCACGTGCGCTACCGCAACCGCTACGGCCGGACGCGCTCGTACTACACCGATTTCGAAGGTGTGATGGCGTTCCTGCAACGCAAGATGGAGCAGACCGAATCCGAGCAGATGAAGGAACGCTACGCCGGGTTCATGCGTGACGTGCCGTGCCCGGAGTGCGCCGGCACCCGGCTCAAGCCGGAGATCCTGGCGGTGACGCTGGCCGCGGGCGATTACGGCAGCAAATCCATTGCGCAGGTCAGTGAGCTGTCGATCGCGGACTGCGCGGACTTCCTCAACGCCCTGACCCTGGGCCCGCGCGAGCAGGCCATCGCCGGCCAGGTGCTCAAAGAGATCCAGTCCCGGCTGAGCTTCCTGCTCGACGTCGGACTGGAGTACTTGACGCTGTCTCGGGCCGCCGGAACCCTGTCCGGAGGTGAGGCGCAACGCATTCGGCTAGCCACCCAGATCGGGTCGGGCCTGGTCGGCGTGCTCTACGTGCTCGACGAGCCGTCGATCGGGCTGCATCAGCGTGACAACCGGCGACTGATCGAAACCCTGGTGCGGCTGCGCGATCTGGGCAACACCCTGATCGTCGTCGAGCACGACCTGGACACCATCGCGCACGCCGACTGGATCGTCGACATCGGCCCGGCGGCCGGCGAGCACGGCGGCAAGATCGTGCACAGCGGTCCCTACAGCGACCTGCTGGCCAACACCGACTCGATCACCGGCGCCTACCTGTCCGGCGCGAAAAGCATTGCGGTTCCGGAGAACCGCCGGCCGGTGGATGCCAAGCGTCAACTCGGGGTGGTCGGCGCGCGCGAGCACAACCTGTCCGGTGTCGACGTAGCGTTTCCGCTCGGCGTGCTCACCGCGGTCACCGGGGTGTCCGGCTCGGGCAAGTCGACCCTGGTCAACGACATTCTGGCGACGGTGCTCGCCAACAAACTCAACGGCGCCCGGCTGGTGCCCGGCCGGCACACCCGGATCACCGGACTCGATCACCTGGACAAGCTGGTGCGGGTGGACCAGTCACCGATCGGACGCACGCCGCGGTCCAACCCGGCCACCTACACCGGGGTGTTCGACAAGATCCGCACCCTGTTCGCGGCCACCACCGAAGCCAAGGTCCGCGGCTATCAGCCCGGCCGGTTCTCGTTCAACGTAAAGGGCGGCCGCTGCGAGGCGTGCACCGGCGACGGCACCATCAAGATCGAGATGAACTTCCTGCCGGATGTCTATGTGCCCTGCGAGGTCTGCCACGGTGCCCGCTACAACCGGGAGACCCTGGAGGTGCACTACAAGGGCAAGACCATCGCCGAAGTCCTGGACATGTCCATCGAGGAGGCCGCGGAGTTCTTCGAGCCGATCACCGGAATCCACCGCTACCTGCGCACCCTGGTCGACGTCGGGCTGGGATATGTGCGGCTGGGGCAGCCGGCGCCAACGCTGTCCGGGGGAGAGGCGCAGCGGGTGAAGCTGGCCTCCGAGCTTCAGAAGCGTTCCACCGGCCGGACGGTCTACATCCTCGACGAGCCCACCACCGGCCTGCATTTCGAGGACATCGCC includes these proteins:
- a CDS encoding universal stress protein, coding for MSGYKTVVVGTDGSDSSLRAVDRAAHLASGEGAKVIIATAYLPHADDPRAADALKDEGYKASGNAPIYAILKEAKERAINAGAYEVEEKAIVGAPVDALVELAESVKADLLVVGNVGLSTIAGRLLGSVPANVSRRSKIDVLIVHTTG
- a CDS encoding Rv2640c family ArsR-like transcriptional regulator, with product MPKALPVIDTTAPVCCAPVASGPMNDADALQIALRLKALADPVRVKIVSHLFSSTAGEENSGDLAAVLGLSESTVSHHLSQLRKAGLVVSDRRGMNMFHRVRPDALQALCAALDPNCCT
- a CDS encoding glycosyltransferase family 39 protein; protein product: MSQVLSPAPVHTEAGPPLRQPRSPDAAVIAVATTVISVIGASRPSLWFDEAATISAATHRSLPELWRLLTHIDAVHGLYYLVMHGWFAVFPATEFWARVPSSLAVGLGAAGVVVLSRRFTGRQVSVCAGALYAILPRMTWAGVEARPYAFSAMAAVWLTVLWVTAARRNTVRLWVGYGVAVVAATLLNTFTVLMVAVHAVALRQVGADDSARRRWAAAAGIGLAALAPFLWFSQGQIRQVAWIQSLNPHTVIEILQQQYFDNSAPFAILAWLMLAGAIVAVRNGARRSPDADTRRLAALCVAWILIPTVATLAYSLVVKPVYYPRYLISTAPAMAIALAIAVTTLATSRRVVIGVVALLAIAALPNYVANQRDRYTKEKGWDYSAVADVIVAHAQPGDCLLIDNTTRWLPGPIRALTAARPEAFAKLTDPGLGPHRQTLGRLWDGHLGVGALKDQFDRCPTIWAITDHDRSLPLHQAAAALPAGTRFARTPDGRMLHALRFYVVERWQFTFAQVIKATRRTT
- a CDS encoding ArsI/CadI family heavy metal resistance metalloenzyme; translated protein: MSRIQLALNVDDLDAAIAFYSTLFATEPAKVKPGYANFAIADPPLKLVLLENPGHGGTLNHLGVEVASSEIVHSEIARLGKAGLLTDEELGTTCCYATQDKVWVSGPDEERWEVYTKLGDTESAAAPAECC
- the uvrA gene encoding excinuclease ABC subunit UvrA codes for the protein MADRLIVKGAREHNLRSVDLDLPRDALIVFTGLSGSGKSSLAFDTIFAEGQRRYVESLSAYARQFLGQMEKPDVDFIEGLSPAVSIDQKSTNRNPRSTVGTITEVYDYLRLLYARAGTPHCPVCGERIARQTPQQIVDQVLAMDEGLRFQVLAPVVRTRKGEFADLFEKLNTQGYSRVRVDGVVHSLTDPPKLKKQEKHDIEVVVDRLTVKESAKQRLTDSVETALGLADGIVVLEFVDRDDDHPHREQRFSEKLACPNGHALSVDDLEPRSFSFNSPYGACPECAGLGIRKEVDADLVVPDPDRTLAEGAVVPWSMGPTSEYFTRMMASLGEAMGFDVDTPWRKLPAKARKAILEGSDEQVHVRYRNRYGRTRSYYTDFEGVMAFLQRKMEQTESEQMKERYAGFMRDVPCPECAGTRLKPEILAVTLAAGDYGSKSIAQVSELSIADCADFLNALTLGPREQAIAGQVLKEIQSRLSFLLDVGLEYLTLSRAAGTLSGGEAQRIRLATQIGSGLVGVLYVLDEPSIGLHQRDNRRLIETLVRLRDLGNTLIVVEHDLDTIAHADWIVDIGPAAGEHGGKIVHSGPYSDLLANTDSITGAYLSGAKSIAVPENRRPVDAKRQLGVVGAREHNLSGVDVAFPLGVLTAVTGVSGSGKSTLVNDILATVLANKLNGARLVPGRHTRITGLDHLDKLVRVDQSPIGRTPRSNPATYTGVFDKIRTLFAATTEAKVRGYQPGRFSFNVKGGRCEACTGDGTIKIEMNFLPDVYVPCEVCHGARYNRETLEVHYKGKTIAEVLDMSIEEAAEFFEPITGIHRYLRTLVDVGLGYVRLGQPAPTLSGGEAQRVKLASELQKRSTGRTVYILDEPTTGLHFEDIAKLLVVINGLVDKGNTVIVIEHNLDVIKTADWIIDMGPEGGSGGGTVVATGTPEDVVAVPESYTGKFLAEILDAPAKPAKAVKRRRKASA
- a CDS encoding MBL fold metallo-hydrolase; translated protein: MTSQIAVDDNYTGHVEPGTAARRTLPGATIIKASVGPMDNNAYLVTCTTTGKTLLIDAANDAENLVALVREHAPDVALIVTSHQHFDHWQALAALAEATGAPTAAHALDAEPLPVTPDRILADGDTVTVGDLSFDVIHLQGHTEGSVALALDGAATGGVTQLFTGDCLFPGGIGKTWQPGDFERLLGDVSRKVFDRFDDDTVVYPGHGDDTVLGVERPHLAEWRERGW